One Kitasatospora sp. NBC_01287 DNA window includes the following coding sequences:
- a CDS encoding ATP-binding SpoIIE family protein phosphatase has product MRDLPTPQAGQPPAVPAQRRPPPGQPAAPATPLNLRVRQAVTERLGYLNDATRQINTSLDPAATVRSLAKVLVPALADAVLVHLREPVLGDGHGRARSGPAELRLHRAEGTRLGQGRRTVTAAAGGALDRALREAAPAGPVVLGTAEGERLRPLFAELYGARALAGLARGTALLALPLRGREKRGGRDTDRQRRADSVLGLLVLVRRPGKPDDDYHLLHPHGRPGERAKEPARFDPADTQTAAHLATLAGLAVDTAQRYTRESEIAGKLQRSMLPADLPQPHGVRLAHRYLPGEADSQVGGDWYDAIPLPGNRVALIVGDVMGHSLTSAAVMGQLRTSAQTLAALDLPPHEVLYHLDEQAQRLGREQHLATCVFAVYDPIANRIVVANAGHMPPALIHPDGRAELLEHLAPGAPIGVGGVDFSSQELDAPPGSALLLFTDGLVETRRRPLTSGLERLRERLTGAHQHSPEQLCQEALRILPPGDRGDDIALLAAAFDGIPANDVAYWYLQPRNETPGRARRLAGHALRRWGLDELAESTELMVSELVTNAVQHAKKPVTLRLVRTSVLRCEVGDDSPQLPRRRRAGPQEERGRGLELVAKCADSWGSTRLGGGKVVWFEQQLPPRRC; this is encoded by the coding sequence GTGCGCGACCTTCCCACCCCTCAGGCCGGCCAGCCGCCCGCCGTCCCGGCCCAGCGCCGGCCGCCGCCCGGGCAGCCCGCCGCCCCCGCGACGCCGTTGAACCTGCGGGTCCGGCAGGCCGTCACCGAACGCCTCGGCTACCTCAACGACGCCACCCGGCAGATCAACACCAGCCTGGATCCGGCCGCGACGGTGCGCAGCCTGGCCAAGGTGCTGGTCCCGGCACTGGCCGACGCGGTACTCGTCCACCTGCGCGAGCCCGTGCTCGGCGACGGCCACGGGCGCGCCCGCTCGGGGCCGGCCGAGCTGCGGCTGCACCGGGCCGAGGGCACCAGGCTGGGCCAGGGCCGGCGCACCGTCACCGCCGCGGCCGGCGGCGCGCTGGACCGGGCGCTGCGCGAGGCGGCCCCGGCCGGCCCGGTGGTGCTGGGCACCGCCGAGGGCGAGCGGCTGCGGCCGCTCTTCGCCGAGCTCTACGGCGCCCGCGCGCTGGCCGGCCTGGCCCGCGGCACGGCGCTGCTCGCGCTGCCGCTGCGCGGCCGGGAGAAGCGCGGCGGGCGGGACACCGACCGGCAGCGGCGGGCGGACTCGGTGCTCGGCCTGCTGGTGCTGGTCCGGCGGCCGGGCAAGCCGGACGACGACTACCACCTGCTGCACCCGCACGGCCGCCCGGGCGAGCGGGCCAAGGAGCCGGCCCGCTTCGACCCGGCCGACACCCAGACCGCCGCCCACCTGGCCACCCTGGCCGGCCTCGCGGTCGACACCGCCCAGCGCTACACCCGCGAATCGGAGATCGCGGGCAAGCTGCAGCGCAGCATGCTGCCCGCCGACCTGCCCCAGCCGCACGGGGTGCGCCTCGCCCACCGCTACCTGCCCGGCGAGGCCGACTCCCAGGTCGGCGGCGACTGGTACGACGCGATCCCGCTGCCCGGCAACCGGGTGGCGCTGATCGTGGGCGACGTGATGGGCCACTCGCTCACCTCGGCGGCCGTGATGGGCCAGCTGCGGACCAGCGCGCAGACCCTGGCCGCGCTCGACCTGCCGCCGCACGAGGTGCTCTACCACCTGGACGAGCAGGCCCAGCGGCTGGGACGCGAACAGCACCTGGCCACCTGCGTCTTCGCGGTCTACGACCCGATCGCCAACCGGATCGTGGTGGCCAACGCCGGACACATGCCACCCGCGCTGATCCATCCGGACGGCCGGGCCGAGCTGCTAGAACACCTCGCGCCGGGCGCGCCGATCGGCGTCGGCGGAGTGGACTTCTCCTCCCAGGAGCTGGACGCGCCGCCGGGCTCGGCCCTGCTGCTCTTCACCGACGGCCTGGTGGAGACCCGCCGCCGCCCGCTCACCAGCGGCCTGGAACGGCTGCGCGAGCGCCTGACCGGCGCGCACCAGCACTCGCCCGAACAGCTCTGCCAGGAGGCACTGCGGATCCTGCCGCCCGGCGACCGCGGCGACGACATCGCGCTGCTGGCGGCCGCCTTCGACGGGATCCCGGCCAACGACGTCGCGTACTGGTACCTCCAGCCGCGCAACGAGACCCCGGGGCGGGCCCGGCGGCTGGCCGGGCACGCGCTGCGCCGCTGGGGTCTGGACGAGCTGGCGGAGAGCACCGAGCTGATGGTCAGCGAGCTGGTCACCAACGCCGTCCAGCACGCCAAGAAGCCGGTCACACTGCGGCTGGTGCGCACCTCGGTGCTGCGCTGCGAGGTCGGCGACGACAGCCCGCAGCTGCCGCGCCGCCGCCGGGCCGGCCCGCAGGAGGAGCGCGGCCGGGGCCTGGAGCTGGTCGCCAAGTGCGCCGACTCCTGGGGGTCGACCCGGCTGGGCGGCGGCAAGGTGGTCTGGTTCGAGCAGCAGCTGCCGCCGCGCCGCTGCTGA